TTGAGGTAGTTAAGGAAACTGGGATGCTCACAACAGCACAGGAAACAGCACAACAAATCATTGAGTTTTTGTTTAAACCTAATTTTGAACACGGTGCAATTGTGGATATTTATGATTATTCAAAACTTCAACAGCATTTAAGTATATCAACAGACTAAAATAACTACTTTCCGGAGTGTATTATGCGAGATATAGATTACAGCAATTATTATTGGCAGGATGATGATCGGATCTGGACTTACTGAAGATGAATTTCTGGAAAAGAACAAAAAAATATAAGCATTAAGGAGAGGGTGCTGTTTAATGAGTAATTATATTATGGAGCTAAGAAAACATGTGGGTACCAGGCCGCTTATTATGGCAGGAGCCTGTGTTTTGTTGTGTAGCGAACAGCAATTACTCTTACAACGTAGAACGGACAACGGTTGCTGGGGATTGCCAGGTGGCTCAATGGAGCTTGGGGAGACTTTGGAAGAGGTTGCCAAAAGGGAACTTTTTGAGGAGACAGGTTTACAGGCCAGAGGACTTGAATTGTTTGACATGTTCTCTGGACAAGAACTTTATTACAAATATCCAAACGGTGATGAAGTATATAATGTAGTAGCCGCTTATCTAAGTACGGAATTTGACGGTGTGCTTAAAGAAGATGGAATTGAAGTACAAGAAGTCCGTTTTTTTAATTATGGAAAATTGCCTAGCGAGTTGTCACCTCCTGATGTTCCAGTCATTAAGAGATTTATGGATCATTTTATGAAGTAAGACCACATCTCACTTAAAGTGTCACCTTTCCCAGCGGTCAATAATACGATGAATTATGAACCATGACATTAGCCCGGAAAGGTGTGCGATTATGAACGGAACAATCCTCAATTTCTTTGCTGGCGGCAATACGGCTCACGGCTTTTACAATCTCTATGAGTCGTCATTGCAAAGTTTAACACGTCTGTTTGTATTAAAAGGAGGTCCCGGAACGGGGCAGACCAAACTAATTAGAGAAATCGGAGAGCAGTTGAATCAACAAGGCTATGAGATTTGGTTCATCCACACTGCATCAGATAACGATTCACTAGACGGTGTCGTTATTCCCAAATTAAATGTAGGAATCTTTGATGGAGCTGCTCCGCGTGTAATTAACCCTGATCTTCCTGAAGAGACTATCGTGTTCGTAGATTTAGAGCAAGCGGTTGATCTGTTTCAGTTAAGCCAGCACAAGTTGGAAATCGATAAATTAGTTGCTGCAATCAGCCAAGAGCATGATTTTGCTTACGCTGGTTTTGCTGAAGCCCTTCGCATTCATGACGAATGGGAAGCGATATATATCGCGACAATGAATTTTCAAGCAGCTGATGAGCTGACACAAGAGTATATTAAGCTTTTGTATGATGATCAGAAATCTGAACATTCCAGCCGGATAGATCATCGTTTTTTAGGGGCGGCGACGCCTAAGGGGGCAGTGGATTTTGTTCCTAATCTAACCGCAGGATTAAAAAGATATTTGGTTAAAGGACGTGCGGGCTCCGGAAAATCAACACTGTTGAAAAAAATAGCGGCTGAAGGCATCAAGCGTGGCTACGATGTTGAAATTTACCACTGTGGCTTCGATCCAAATAGCCTTGATATGATTATTGTGCGTGAGCTTGGATTTGCTATTTTTGATAGCACGGCTCCACATGAGTATTATCCAGATCGTGTCACTGATGAGATTGTCGATATGTATTCGCGTTGTATACAACCTGGTACAGATGAAGCATTCTCCGAAGCTATAGCCGGCATTAAAGAACGGTACTCCAGCACCATGAAACAGTCCACACAGCATCTGACAGACGCAAAGGTATTCCTTGATGCGTTAAAGCAAATTTATGCTTCTACCGTGAACATTAATCGATTAGATCAGATTAGATCGCAGATCGTACAGGAAATTAACGAGATTGTTGAAAGTCCACTGGAGGTATAAAGCTTCATTAAAGATCGTTCTCTTAGAGGGCGGTCTTTTTTATGAGAAAAGAAATTGGTATGGTACATACGCACCCATGCGGTCATTTCCACTGGATCGGTATCCAAGTATGCTCTCTCTAGGACAACGATAAGGGAGAGAGAAACTTATGAATGATCAGAAAGAACTGTTTAGAACAGGACTTAAAGATTCCGTCGCAATCGTTGCAGGATTTATTCCTGCGTGCTTTACGTTTGGATTGGTCGGTAAG
This Paenibacillus sp. FSL R5-0345 DNA region includes the following protein-coding sequences:
- a CDS encoding NUDIX hydrolase codes for the protein MSNYIMELRKHVGTRPLIMAGACVLLCSEQQLLLQRRTDNGCWGLPGGSMELGETLEEVAKRELFEETGLQARGLELFDMFSGQELYYKYPNGDEVYNVVAAYLSTEFDGVLKEDGIEVQEVRFFNYGKLPSELSPPDVPVIKRFMDHFMK
- a CDS encoding PRK06851 family protein, encoding MNGTILNFFAGGNTAHGFYNLYESSLQSLTRLFVLKGGPGTGQTKLIREIGEQLNQQGYEIWFIHTASDNDSLDGVVIPKLNVGIFDGAAPRVINPDLPEETIVFVDLEQAVDLFQLSQHKLEIDKLVAAISQEHDFAYAGFAEALRIHDEWEAIYIATMNFQAADELTQEYIKLLYDDQKSEHSSRIDHRFLGAATPKGAVDFVPNLTAGLKRYLVKGRAGSGKSTLLKKIAAEGIKRGYDVEIYHCGFDPNSLDMIIVRELGFAIFDSTAPHEYYPDRVTDEIVDMYSRCIQPGTDEAFSEAIAGIKERYSSTMKQSTQHLTDAKVFLDALKQIYASTVNINRLDQIRSQIVQEINEIVESPLEV